The following coding sequences lie in one Methylotuvimicrobium alcaliphilum 20Z genomic window:
- a CDS encoding DUF4398 domain-containing protein encodes MKNYRSVTKTIKLGLAFGVSMFILGCAGVPPHEEITRSSYVIKEAEADGARQLAPLELRNASQTLENARAAMDDKDYQKARNLAAQAELEGELAKAKAEALKVQKSAEEIKDGNRILKEELKRYHPAR; translated from the coding sequence ATGAAAAATTATCGAAGCGTTACAAAAACAATTAAGCTCGGGCTAGCCTTTGGAGTTTCTATGTTTATCCTGGGTTGTGCTGGAGTCCCGCCTCATGAAGAAATTACGCGCAGTTCTTATGTTATTAAAGAGGCGGAGGCTGATGGTGCAAGGCAACTTGCACCACTCGAACTTAGAAATGCAAGCCAAACTCTTGAAAACGCACGGGCTGCCATGGATGATAAAGATTACCAAAAAGCGCGTAATTTAGCGGCTCAAGCAGAATTGGAAGGGGAGCTCGCTAAAGCAAAAGCTGAAGCATTAAAAGTCCAGAAATCAGCTGAAGAGATCAAGGATGGTAATCGTATCTTAAAAGAAGAACTTAAAAGATATCATCCTGCCCGTTGA